The following proteins are co-located in the Elusimicrobiota bacterium genome:
- a CDS encoding tetratricopeptide repeat protein — protein sequence MDKIRNTNAHYYLAKAYHTAGMFSMAIDEFDKALKFSPEYANIHYDLAKTYEKMGFFGNAAKEYKIALDINSHYVDAKESLAKLLSNNRDEKLKIKKQFNIKKIMKYLPAGIATVIIVSVWFFLYKPVPPTIAYYSIPSLHPSGITISDNEIWVCDWFSQTLYKHNLDNVLSLVKSYKLQDIHPSSIASGKDTLWVSDAFSKKIFQFDRYTLKLMGSFPAPATSPSAIFDSKNFLWTCDSEDDKIYKHKKDKDLTVIFSAPLSNPNPVGLYVKGKNIFVADADTGKVYRYFLDEKQKKISQISIYDIPAFGSNVASGRKISGLSMTADTLFLTSEGTGEVYKIPFKMLKGK from the coding sequence GTGGATAAAATAAGAAATACTAATGCACATTATTATCTTGCAAAAGCATATCATACTGCAGGTATGTTCTCCATGGCTATCGATGAATTTGATAAAGCATTAAAATTCTCACCTGAATATGCTAATATCCATTATGATTTAGCAAAAACATATGAAAAAATGGGGTTTTTTGGTAATGCTGCAAAAGAATATAAGATTGCCTTGGATATAAACTCACATTATGTTGATGCAAAAGAATCGCTTGCAAAACTTTTATCTAATAACCGCGACGAAAAACTGAAAATAAAGAAACAATTCAATATAAAAAAAATAATGAAATATTTACCTGCAGGGATAGCTACAGTTATAATTGTTTCAGTATGGTTTTTCCTTTATAAACCGGTACCGCCGACTATTGCATATTATTCCATTCCTTCTCTTCATCCTTCGGGAATTACGATTTCAGATAATGAAATATGGGTTTGTGACTGGTTTTCCCAGACACTTTATAAGCATAATCTTGATAATGTGCTGTCACTTGTTAAGTCGTATAAACTTCAGGATATTCACCCTTCCAGTATTGCTTCCGGCAAGGATACTTTATGGGTTAGTGACGCATTTTCAAAGAAAATATTTCAGTTTGACAGGTACACGCTGAAACTTATGGGAAGTTTTCCGGCTCCGGCAACAAGCCCGTCCGCCATATTCGATTCTAAAAATTTTTTGTGGACTTGTGATTCAGAAGATGATAAGATATATAAGCATAAAAAGGACAAGGATTTAACGGTAATATTTTCAGCCCCGTTATCCAACCCTAACCCGGTCGGTCTTTACGTTAAAGGTAAAAATATTTTTGTCGCTGATGCTGATACAGGTAAAGTTTATAGATATTTTTTAGATGAAAAACAGAAAAAAATAAGTCAGATTTCCATATATGACATCCCCGCTTTTGGTTCAAATGTAGCTTCAGGCAGAAAAATTTCAGGATTGAGTATGACCGCCGACACCTTATTTCTTACATCAGAGGGAACCGGTGAAGTATACAAAATCCCTTTTAAAATGTTAAAAGGAAAATAA
- a CDS encoding response regulator translates to MKKRILVVDDDVPTLEYLDFLFTTYGYTVKVASSGELALKSLELELPDLVFLDLMMPKLSGYEVCCQIRANPRTANVPIVLYTATTIVPDDITKGIEIGADEFLTKPFNLSELEALLLKLFARQSNEMGYNPLTKLPGNIFIEKELKNRSNNNINFAFCYLNIDNFKAYNNFYGFKDGDKVILFAANILKEAINELGSRSDFIGHIGGDNFIFITTTDKVDIICERVTKKFDELILKHYDEEDIKRGYMIARDKDSNLKEFSFMAASISVLTNEKQPFPSLPLIIETLISLKLKAKKNPNKPKGSYISKF, encoded by the coding sequence ATGAAAAAAAGGATACTTGTTGTTGATGATGATGTGCCGACACTCGAATATCTTGATTTTCTGTTTACTACTTATGGATATACTGTAAAAGTAGCTTCTTCCGGGGAATTAGCATTAAAAAGCTTAGAGCTTGAATTGCCGGACCTTGTTTTTCTTGATTTAATGATGCCGAAACTATCAGGTTATGAAGTATGTTGCCAGATAAGAGCAAATCCCAGAACGGCAAATGTCCCGATAGTTTTATATACAGCTACTACTATTGTTCCTGATGATATAACGAAAGGTATAGAAATCGGTGCCGATGAGTTTTTAACAAAACCTTTCAATTTAAGCGAATTAGAAGCATTATTATTGAAACTTTTTGCAAGGCAGAGCAATGAAATGGGATATAACCCGTTAACAAAACTACCCGGGAACATTTTTATAGAGAAAGAATTAAAAAATCGTTCAAATAATAACATAAATTTTGCATTTTGTTATTTAAATATAGATAATTTTAAAGCATATAATAATTTTTATGGTTTTAAAGACGGCGACAAAGTAATTTTGTTTGCAGCAAATATTTTAAAGGAAGCAATAAATGAATTAGGCAGCCGAAGTGATTTTATCGGACATATCGGAGGAGATAATTTTATTTTTATAACTACTACCGATAAAGTAGATATTATTTGTGAACGAGTAACAAAGAAATTCGACGAGTTAATCCTTAAACATTACGATGAAGAAGATATTAAAAGGGGTTATATGATTGCCCGGGATAAGGACAGTAATTTAAAAGAATTCTCATTTATGGCAGCCTCAATAAGCGTTCTTACTAATGAGAAGCAGCCTTTTCCAAGTCTTCCTCTTATAATAGAGACTTTGATATCACTAAAATTAAAGGCAAAGAAAAACCCAAATAAACCCAAAGGCAGTTACATATCCAAATTTTAA
- a CDS encoding ATP-binding protein, whose translation MKSLTDYWRTKFTELQKQFSDEKKNNNVEKKEQKDKIFEHQVTIKELQTKITELEKNISGKVADIEQLKKEKKSSAEKQDLEKQNLANEIIENIHLTEKKKNIEIQVLISEFVRFLRKDVGHVSGHVRVLTEICKEKEAQAVINDLIEYTEWMTLMAEELSWFSQPFKKESGTSKIDTAIDELLPDFKRPISKNNIEISKDISEGIPDIPVFQEHLKTVFSEIMKNSIDAMPSGGSITIKAYVSDKNVVIEFKDTGRGIPLHLIEKVTRPFFSTKKKIGFGFGTTKARIILDTYDSHLDINSIEGEGTVVKVVIPVTIS comes from the coding sequence ATGAAATCATTAACTGATTACTGGAGAACAAAATTTACTGAATTGCAGAAGCAATTTAGTGACGAAAAGAAAAACAATAATGTTGAAAAAAAGGAACAAAAAGATAAAATATTTGAACATCAGGTTACTATAAAAGAACTTCAGACAAAAATTACTGAACTTGAAAAAAACATTTCAGGAAAAGTCGCAGATATTGAACAACTTAAAAAAGAGAAAAAATCTTCAGCAGAAAAACAGGACCTTGAAAAACAAAATTTGGCAAACGAAATTATTGAAAACATTCATCTTACCGAAAAAAAGAAGAATATTGAAATACAGGTTCTTATTTCCGAATTTGTTAGATTTTTGAGAAAAGATGTCGGTCATGTTAGCGGTCACGTAAGGGTTTTGACTGAAATCTGTAAAGAAAAAGAAGCCCAAGCGGTTATTAATGACCTTATTGAGTATACCGAATGGATGACGCTAATGGCAGAGGAACTTTCATGGTTTTCACAACCTTTTAAAAAAGAAAGCGGTACATCTAAAATAGATACTGCAATTGATGAGTTGCTACCGGATTTTAAGCGACCTATATCAAAAAATAATATTGAAATATCAAAAGATATATCAGAAGGGATTCCCGATATACCGGTTTTTCAGGAACATTTGAAAACTGTATTTAGTGAAATAATGAAAAATTCTATTGACGCAATGCCTTCCGGTGGCTCAATCACTATAAAAGCATACGTGTCAGATAAAAATGTTGTTATAGAATTTAAAGATACCGGTCGCGGTATTCCTCTGCATCTAATAGAAAAAGTTACAAGACCGTTTTTTTCGACCAAGAAAAAGATTGGTTTTGGATTTGGTACAACAAAAGCCCGTATAATTTTAGATACTTATGACAGTCATTTAGATATTAACAGTATAGAAGGCGAAGGAACTGTTGTAAAAGTTGTAATACCCGTAACAATATCGTAA